Proteins encoded within one genomic window of Conchiformibius steedae:
- a CDS encoding carboxymuconolactone decarboxylase family protein, which yields MARLTVHTAATAPEAARARVEAAEQANGFLPNLIGVLANSPEALAFYQEVGKLNGNTSLSAGEREVVQIIAAKRNACAFCVAGHTKLATLKKLLSEQNIAASRAVDVSAFDDAKLSALAEFTVAVLNDKGAVSDAALQAFFDAGYSQQQALEVVLGVALATLCNYANNLAQTEINPQLQEFA from the coding sequence ATGGCACGTTTAACCGTCCACACCGCCGCCACCGCCCCCGAAGCCGCCCGCGCCCGCGTAGAAGCCGCCGAACAAGCCAACGGCTTTTTGCCCAATCTGATTGGCGTACTCGCCAACTCGCCCGAAGCCCTTGCTTTTTATCAAGAAGTGGGCAAACTAAACGGCAACACCAGCTTAAGCGCAGGCGAGCGCGAAGTGGTTCAAATTATCGCCGCCAAACGCAATGCCTGCGCCTTTTGCGTAGCGGGACACACCAAATTAGCCACTCTGAAAAAACTGCTTTCCGAACAAAATATTGCGGCATCACGCGCCGTAGATGTTAGCGCGTTTGACGATGCCAAATTGTCTGCACTGGCAGAATTTACCGTTGCTGTGTTAAACGACAAAGGCGCGGTATCCGATGCCGCTTTACAAGCGTTTTTTGATGCAGGCTACAGCCAACAGCAGGCTTTGGAAGTGGTGTTGGGCGTGGCATTGGCAACCTTATGCAATTACGCCAATAATTTGGCACAAACCGAAATCAATCCGCAATTGCAAGAATTTGCTTGA